The DNA region TTTCGATCTCCTGCCCGCCAACCACAGCGAGCTGGTCATTTTTGATATTAACCGCCAGCAAAGCCTCGCGCCCTTAATGCGCCCCACGACCAACACTCAGCTCAGCAAACTGTTCAACAAGGTTCCCGCCAATTACCAACTGGTCAAAATTGCCAACAGTAATCCCACCGTCGATCAGGTGAGCGAATGGCGCTACCAACCAGGCGCAGATACACCGACCGAAAAACCGCTCGGCCTGGCATTTCCGCGCGGCGTTTATTCGCTGACGCACATAGCACTGCCCTTTCCGCCGGATGATCCCACCTATGGTTTACAGCCACGCACTGATGAGTTTTACGGTATCAGCCTGGGCAACCTGGATTTTCGCGGTGAGCGCAATACGCTGATCATCGCCCAGGACGCCAACCAGCGCTTAAACGCCAATCCTTTTTACAGTTACATGCAACAGCGAATGGATGAGTGGCTCGGCAATGAATCCATTGAATAGCACTTATCTCCCGCACAGGAGAATCCCATGAATGCCCAACAACGCAATACGCTGCTGGAAACCTTAAAAACCCGCTTTGAGAAAAATAGGCAGCGCCATAAAGACATTGACTGGGCACAACTTCAAACAAAACTCCATGGTGCACCAACCAAACTTGCAGCACTCAATGCAATGGAAAGCACAGGGGGTGAGCCGGATGTAGTCGGCTATGACGCCGCGACAGGGGAATATCTTTTTTTCGATTGCGCGGCAGAGAGTCCGAAGGGTCGCCGCAGTGTTTGTTACGACCGCGAAGGATTGGACTCGCGCAAGGAACATAAACCGCAACACAATGCCCTGGACATGGCGGCAACCATGGGCATCGACCTCTTAACAGAGGCAGAGTACCGGCACTTGCAGACGCTGGGAGAGTTCGATACCAAAACATCCAGCTGGATCAAAACACCTGCCAGTATCCGTCAACTCGGCGGCGCCCTGTTTTGCGATCGACGCTATAACCAGGTATTCACCTACCACAACGGCGCCCAGTCTTACTACGCCGTGCGCGGATTTCGCGGCGCCTTACGGGTGTGACGCTTAACGTTCCACGGCTTCATGCCGTGCCTCCCTGCACGGCCTATCCCATTTACTGTACAGACGTTATGACATAGGTCTTTCCCGCCACCGTTGCCAAATCCCACACCTGGCTGGCGCGCAGTTGCGGTTGCCGGAGCTGCACCCCCTCGGCAA from Cellvibrio japonicus Ueda107 includes:
- a CDS encoding DUF4256 domain-containing protein; protein product: MNAQQRNTLLETLKTRFEKNRQRHKDIDWAQLQTKLHGAPTKLAALNAMESTGGEPDVVGYDAATGEYLFFDCAAESPKGRRSVCYDREGLDSRKEHKPQHNALDMAATMGIDLLTEAEYRHLQTLGEFDTKTSSWIKTPASIRQLGGALFCDRRYNQVFTYHNGAQSYYAVRGFRGALRV